Proteins from a genomic interval of Rubinisphaera italica:
- a CDS encoding HypC/HybG/HupF family hydrogenase formation chaperone, whose translation MCLGIPGRVTRWLDQDPLFAKAEVDFGGLKKVCHFACVPDAEIGDFVIVHAGIAITQISAEQAALIETDLSGLDPSDKIQEEGTSG comes from the coding sequence ATGTGCCTGGGAATTCCTGGACGTGTGACTCGCTGGCTAGACCAGGATCCACTATTTGCGAAAGCGGAGGTTGACTTCGGTGGTCTGAAAAAGGTCTGTCATTTCGCCTGCGTTCCTGATGCAGAGATTGGAGATTTTGTGATTGTCCATGCCGGGATCGCGATCACACAAATCTCCGCAGAGCAAGCAGCACTCATCGAGACCGATCTTTCAGGTCTCGATCCCTCGGACAAAATTCAAGAGGAAGGAACAAGCGGATGA
- a CDS encoding alcohol dehydrogenase catalytic domain-containing protein — translation MKAMILETLQELTPDSEPLKYVDWTDPEPQSDEVVIRVAACGVCHTELDEIEGRLIPPSLPIILGHEVIGYVESVGHDVTQHRIGDRVGVGWIYSSTGDSDENLDPTFQGTGCDHHGGYAEKMSVPARYAYPIPELFKDAEAAPLMCAGSIGYRALKLTQCYDGDPIGLTGFGGSAHLVLSLIHHLYPRSPVSVFARDAESRQFALNLGASWAGPIEATAPVPLKAIIDTTPAWKPVVNALRNLQPGGRLVINAIRKEARDQEELLLLNYHEHLWMERQIQSVANITHYDISEFLKIASEIPIRPTIKTFPLQEANQALRDLKFKPTRGANVLVMS, via the coding sequence ATGAAGGCAATGATCCTGGAAACTCTTCAGGAACTCACTCCAGACTCCGAACCGTTGAAGTACGTTGACTGGACTGATCCAGAACCTCAATCTGATGAAGTCGTTATACGTGTTGCTGCTTGTGGAGTTTGCCATACTGAACTCGATGAAATCGAAGGACGCTTAATTCCGCCATCACTGCCGATCATCCTGGGACATGAAGTCATTGGATATGTTGAAAGCGTAGGTCATGATGTCACTCAACATCGCATTGGAGATCGTGTCGGAGTCGGCTGGATTTACTCATCGACCGGAGACAGTGACGAAAATCTGGATCCGACATTTCAGGGTACCGGATGTGACCATCATGGTGGATACGCAGAAAAAATGTCTGTTCCAGCCCGGTATGCGTATCCAATTCCAGAGTTATTCAAAGATGCTGAAGCGGCTCCATTGATGTGCGCAGGCTCTATCGGATATCGGGCACTGAAACTGACACAATGCTACGATGGAGATCCGATTGGTTTGACTGGATTTGGAGGATCCGCTCATCTCGTCTTGTCTTTGATTCACCATCTGTATCCGCGCTCTCCAGTTTCGGTCTTCGCACGTGATGCCGAATCGCGACAGTTCGCACTCAATCTCGGAGCCAGTTGGGCAGGTCCGATCGAAGCAACAGCTCCGGTACCGCTGAAGGCAATCATCGACACGACCCCCGCCTGGAAACCTGTCGTAAACGCACTCCGCAATCTACAACCTGGCGGGCGGTTGGTGATTAATGCGATCCGAAAGGAAGCCCGTGATCAGGAAGAGTTACTCTTGCTCAACTATCATGAACACCTCTGGATGGAACGCCAGATACAATCTGTTGCGAATATCACCCATTATGATATCAGCGAATTTCTAAAAATTGCCTCAGAGATCCCAATTCGCCCCACAATCAAAACATTTCCACTCCAGGAAGCGAATCAGGCTCTGCGCGATCTCAAATTTAAGCCGACGCGCGGGGCCAATGTGTTAGTGATGTCATAA
- the hypE gene encoding hydrogenase expression/formation protein HypE: MQLNENCPIPLSGSHGLVTLAHGEGGLLSRELIRDHMQVILSDPTLNVSGDAACLSLNSSSIMMTTDSYVVSPLFFPGGDIGSLAVYGTVNDLLVSGAIPYCISLGIIIEEGFPIATLDRILKSVRNACERCSVFVSTGDTKVVPRGQCDQIYLNTTGVGIAGPVVPPGPQAIQPGDEILVTGPIGQHGIAILSARENLQFEPEPTSDVNSLANEINAIKGHMEQVRSLRDATRGGVSAVLHEWAEAAQCTFTIMENQLPISPEVQAACELLGLNPLHIACEGTMVIAAASGQGPLILESLQATGNRDAAIIGTARSRQNAPVTIKNLFDRELPIDEPMGAPLPRIC; the protein is encoded by the coding sequence ATGCAATTGAACGAAAATTGTCCCATTCCTCTTTCCGGATCTCACGGGTTAGTGACCCTCGCCCATGGCGAAGGCGGACTGTTGTCGCGGGAGTTGATTCGGGACCATATGCAGGTCATTCTGTCAGATCCCACCTTAAACGTTTCTGGAGATGCGGCCTGCCTGAGCCTCAATAGTTCGTCAATCATGATGACCACTGATTCCTATGTGGTCTCACCACTATTTTTTCCGGGTGGAGATATCGGCTCTCTGGCGGTCTACGGAACCGTTAACGACCTGCTCGTGAGCGGTGCAATTCCTTATTGCATAAGTTTGGGAATTATCATTGAAGAGGGGTTTCCAATTGCAACCTTGGATCGCATCCTGAAGAGCGTGAGGAATGCCTGTGAAAGATGTAGTGTCTTTGTATCAACGGGTGACACGAAAGTTGTTCCGCGGGGCCAATGTGATCAGATCTACTTAAACACGACAGGAGTCGGGATAGCCGGTCCTGTTGTGCCACCGGGACCTCAGGCCATTCAACCTGGTGATGAAATTCTGGTGACCGGACCAATTGGTCAGCATGGCATTGCGATCCTTTCTGCCCGAGAAAATTTACAGTTTGAGCCAGAACCCACCAGTGACGTGAACAGCCTGGCAAATGAAATCAATGCCATCAAGGGGCATATGGAGCAGGTTCGCTCACTCCGGGATGCCACGCGGGGAGGAGTCTCGGCTGTTTTACACGAGTGGGCTGAGGCTGCTCAATGCACTTTCACAATCATGGAGAATCAATTACCGATCTCCCCGGAAGTACAGGCAGCCTGTGAATTGCTCGGCCTGAATCCCCTTCATATTGCATGTGAAGGGACAATGGTGATTGCGGCAGCTTCGGGACAGGGGCCTTTAATACTGGAGTCACTGCAGGCAACTGGTAATCGTGATGCCGCAATCATTGGGACTGCTCGGTCACGTCAGAATGCTCCCGTCACCATAAAAAATCTCTTCGATCGTGAACTTCCAATCGATGAACCTATGGGGGCACCGCTACCTCGAATCTGTTGA
- the hypD gene encoding hydrogenase formation protein HypD, translating into MKYLTEYRNPQTARNLVSEIRKQATQRWRIMEVCGGQTHNLLKYGIESELTGVVELIHGPGCPVCVTPAEIIDIAQQISLQPSTILTTFGDMLRVPGTAQSLNQTRASGGDVRIVYSPVDAVELARLNPDLDVVFLGVGFETTAPSTALAVLQAEQLRLDNFSVLVSHVRVLPAMRIILESSKSRLQGFLAAGHVCTITGLEEYQDLVDTYEVPVVITGFEPIDLLQGIQSCVHMLEQGKPRLLNCYPRSVKHGGNVNAMKLIDEVYQIVDQSWRGIGIIPAGGLSLKPNYRKYDAWSRFVGSRSPVNQNETVCQSAEVLQGLIKPPECSAYGKSCKPAHPLGAPMVSSEGACAAYYRYRINNEPQSEKAPLIDG; encoded by the coding sequence ATGAAGTATCTGACGGAATATCGAAATCCGCAAACAGCCAGGAATCTCGTATCTGAAATTCGAAAACAGGCGACGCAGCGCTGGCGGATTATGGAGGTCTGCGGCGGGCAGACTCATAATCTACTCAAGTACGGTATTGAATCTGAATTGACTGGCGTGGTGGAATTGATTCACGGCCCCGGATGCCCGGTATGCGTCACACCGGCTGAGATCATCGACATCGCACAACAGATTTCTCTGCAGCCATCGACCATACTGACTACATTTGGGGATATGCTTCGAGTTCCCGGAACTGCACAGTCGTTGAATCAAACCCGAGCGAGCGGCGGTGATGTGCGGATAGTTTACAGCCCGGTTGATGCCGTAGAACTCGCACGCCTGAATCCGGATCTGGATGTCGTATTTCTGGGCGTGGGTTTTGAAACGACCGCTCCTTCAACGGCGTTGGCAGTCCTGCAGGCGGAACAATTACGACTGGATAATTTCAGCGTTCTGGTTTCCCATGTTCGTGTTTTGCCTGCGATGCGAATCATACTTGAATCTTCAAAGTCGCGTTTGCAGGGATTCCTGGCTGCCGGTCACGTTTGCACCATTACGGGCCTGGAAGAGTATCAGGATTTAGTGGATACCTATGAAGTACCTGTCGTCATCACAGGCTTTGAACCGATTGATCTGCTACAGGGAATTCAGTCATGCGTGCATATGCTGGAGCAAGGAAAACCTCGGCTACTGAACTGCTATCCCCGATCGGTGAAGCATGGTGGTAATGTCAATGCCATGAAATTGATTGACGAAGTTTATCAAATCGTTGATCAATCCTGGAGGGGAATTGGAATCATTCCCGCAGGCGGTCTCTCATTGAAACCAAACTATCGAAAATATGACGCCTGGAGTCGCTTTGTTGGGAGTCGTTCTCCAGTCAATCAGAACGAAACGGTATGCCAGAGTGCGGAAGTGTTACAAGGGCTTATCAAGCCGCCGGAATGCAGTGCCTATGGAAAGTCATGCAAACCCGCCCACCCACTCGGGGCGCCGATGGTCTCCTCGGAAGGAGCCTGTGCTGCTTATTACCGTTACCGAATTAACAACGAGCCCCAGTCAGAAAAGGCTCCATTGATCGATGGATAA
- the hypF gene encoding carbamoyltransferase HypF, whose translation MLSPDSTLQNVVAHRIILNGIVQGIGMRPAVARLAQMHHLSGSVSNQLTGLLIVVEGSPSDVDEFRDQLSSHFPTDAKITSRQEIKCEATGNTEFRILESIATGRLETILPADLATCDQCQHEYSSPDDARYRYPMISCTSCGPRYSIIKRMPFEREQSSLKDYDLCVNCREDYTNSSSRRFHAQTIACQDCGPKYWYEKSGQFVELNYDMMIQLAVEDIKRGDIVGLCGVGGYQLLVDGTNLAAVQRLRQRKKRESKPFAVMVQSLNAAEHLASLNQIEREILADSRNPIVLLNQLARNRLAREVTGPVGTIGVMLPTTPVHQELCRLVNVPLIVTSGNVEGKPIESVPSKARSELADIADCFLHHNREIVRPIDDSVVRIASGQQVTIRCGRGLSPLKLPISTQMQILAVGGEQKNAIAFSNGSQSILSPHIGDLNTLENRTYFEQQIAELQTLYQMDPEYIVHDLHQEYYSTKWATRQGKPLIGVQHHHAHIVSGMLEHNLLDENVLGLAFDGTGLGDDATVWGGEFLLTTAVDYIRVGNIAPFSLPGGDAAILSPWRIAISLLESAMEAEAASKIGRQIFPDNSAENILQITGRQHLSPRTSSMGRLFDGITALITRRTESSYEGQFPMILEALAQNCDSVQTPYRFKVSTVDHRIQLEWKTAIRQIVHDIDAGTAPAVIACRFHRGLVQGIRKMCRLFPDYPIVLSGGCFQNRILLETLRRELEQDHRNVFCPVSIPLNDAGLAAGQLAIAVARLTRNADHNSVGAV comes from the coding sequence ATGTTATCTCCTGATTCAACACTTCAGAACGTTGTCGCTCATCGAATCATCCTGAATGGAATCGTTCAGGGGATCGGGATGCGCCCAGCCGTTGCTCGATTAGCTCAAATGCATCATCTGAGTGGCTCTGTGAGTAACCAACTGACTGGTTTGTTGATCGTGGTTGAAGGATCACCGTCAGATGTGGATGAATTTCGCGATCAGCTTTCTTCACATTTCCCGACAGACGCAAAGATTACAAGTCGTCAGGAAATCAAATGTGAAGCAACCGGAAATACGGAGTTCCGCATTCTTGAAAGTATTGCAACCGGCCGGTTAGAGACAATTCTTCCAGCTGACTTGGCAACATGTGACCAATGTCAACACGAATACTCGTCGCCGGATGATGCCCGATATCGCTATCCGATGATTTCCTGTACCAGTTGCGGGCCGCGGTATTCGATTATTAAACGGATGCCTTTTGAGCGAGAGCAATCGAGTCTGAAAGATTATGATCTCTGCGTCAATTGCCGAGAGGATTATACGAATTCATCTTCACGTCGTTTCCATGCACAGACAATTGCCTGTCAAGATTGCGGCCCGAAATACTGGTACGAAAAATCAGGACAATTTGTCGAACTTAATTATGATATGATGATTCAACTTGCGGTAGAGGATATCAAGAGAGGAGACATTGTCGGTTTATGTGGTGTAGGCGGTTACCAGTTACTGGTGGATGGTACGAATTTAGCTGCTGTTCAACGATTACGACAGAGAAAGAAGAGGGAATCGAAACCTTTTGCGGTCATGGTTCAATCGCTCAATGCAGCCGAACACCTTGCCAGTTTGAATCAGATTGAACGGGAGATATTGGCGGATAGCCGTAATCCGATTGTTTTGTTGAATCAACTCGCCAGGAACAGATTGGCTCGAGAGGTGACAGGTCCTGTAGGGACAATAGGCGTGATGCTTCCGACCACTCCTGTCCACCAGGAATTGTGTCGTCTTGTGAATGTCCCGTTGATCGTGACAAGCGGAAATGTCGAAGGCAAGCCAATCGAGAGCGTCCCGTCCAAGGCTCGGTCGGAACTGGCTGATATCGCTGATTGTTTTCTCCATCACAATCGAGAAATTGTCAGGCCGATTGACGATAGCGTCGTTCGTATTGCCAGCGGACAACAGGTCACCATCCGTTGCGGTCGTGGGCTATCCCCTTTGAAACTCCCGATTTCTACCCAGATGCAAATCCTCGCTGTTGGCGGAGAACAAAAGAATGCAATCGCGTTCTCGAATGGATCTCAATCAATTTTGAGCCCTCATATTGGTGATCTCAATACACTGGAAAACCGAACATACTTCGAACAGCAAATTGCAGAACTGCAGACTCTGTATCAAATGGATCCCGAATACATCGTTCACGATCTTCACCAGGAATATTATTCCACCAAATGGGCGACTCGTCAGGGGAAGCCGCTCATCGGTGTTCAACATCATCATGCGCACATTGTTTCAGGAATGCTTGAGCATAATTTGTTAGACGAGAACGTTTTAGGGCTTGCTTTTGATGGAACCGGGCTGGGAGATGATGCAACGGTCTGGGGAGGTGAATTCCTGCTGACCACTGCAGTTGACTACATCCGGGTTGGAAATATCGCCCCTTTCTCACTTCCGGGGGGGGACGCTGCAATTCTCAGTCCCTGGCGTATTGCGATTTCGTTGCTGGAATCGGCAATGGAAGCAGAAGCCGCAAGTAAGATTGGACGTCAGATATTCCCTGACAATAGTGCAGAGAATATCCTTCAAATAACAGGCAGACAACATCTTTCACCGCGGACTTCGAGTATGGGACGTTTGTTCGATGGAATCACTGCACTGATCACTCGTCGTACGGAATCGAGCTATGAAGGTCAGTTTCCCATGATTCTGGAAGCCTTAGCTCAGAATTGTGATTCCGTACAGACACCTTATCGATTTAAGGTATCTACTGTTGATCACAGAATTCAACTCGAATGGAAAACTGCGATTCGACAAATCGTACATGATATTGACGCAGGCACTGCACCTGCGGTTATCGCTTGTCGATTTCATCGTGGACTGGTTCAGGGAATTCGAAAAATGTGTCGTCTTTTCCCCGACTATCCTATCGTACTCTCAGGAGGTTGTTTTCAGAATCGAATCTTACTGGAGACATTGCGTAGAGAACTGGAACAGGATCATCGGAATGTTTTTTGTCCTGTCTCTATTCCGCTGAATGACGCAGGCCTGGCAGCGGGTCAATTAGCAATAGCGGTCGCGAGACTGACTCGAAATGCAGATCACAATTCGGTAGGAGCAGTCTAA
- the hypB gene encoding hydrogenase nickel incorporation protein HypB, with protein MNQTITVNRDLKADLKEQANRFRQRMSDQGTLVVNLVSSPGAGKTSLLQRTATKIGDEYRLAVLVGDLATDRDAERLKPYVPVQQLTTGGACHLEIPLVESGYERLNQSDLDILFIENVGNLVCPASHDLGEHLRVTLLSVTEGDDKPGKYPKMFRTSQAMVITKSDLLPYVPFDVSSAVEDARRIQPELDFLTTSSQTLAGVDEWCEFLVRQLRKIQK; from the coding sequence ATGAATCAGACAATTACCGTAAACCGCGATCTGAAAGCTGATCTTAAAGAACAAGCGAATCGGTTTCGCCAACGAATGTCAGATCAGGGAACACTCGTTGTAAACCTTGTTTCATCGCCCGGAGCCGGGAAAACCAGTCTGCTTCAAAGAACGGCCACGAAAATCGGGGATGAGTATCGCCTGGCTGTGCTTGTTGGCGATTTGGCCACTGATCGTGATGCAGAACGGCTCAAGCCTTACGTTCCGGTACAGCAATTAACCACAGGGGGAGCATGCCACCTGGAAATCCCGCTGGTGGAAAGTGGATATGAGCGTTTGAATCAATCGGATCTCGATATTCTGTTCATAGAAAATGTGGGAAATTTAGTATGTCCAGCCTCCCACGATTTGGGTGAACATCTGCGGGTAACGCTTCTGAGTGTGACAGAGGGAGATGACAAGCCAGGAAAGTACCCGAAGATGTTTCGAACCAGTCAGGCAATGGTCATTACGAAATCTGATCTGCTGCCGTATGTTCCTTTTGACGTTTCCTCAGCTGTTGAGGATGCTCGGAGAATTCAACCTGAACTGGACTTTTTGACGACCAGTTCACAAACCCTGGCTGGAGTTGACGAATGGTGTGAATTCCTGGTCCGTCAACTTCGTAAGATTCAGAAATAA
- a CDS encoding hydrogenase maturation nickel metallochaperone HypA/HybF has protein sequence MHEYSVVRSLLRQVQEIARSNGGGAIEMIRLAVGEFSGVECTLVELAFRDLAPEKIGRQAKLEIQKIPLEAKCENCQQKIIITNYQFCCPRCNSQQVRITAGDELTIIDIELREVGVNA, from the coding sequence ATGCATGAGTATTCAGTCGTTCGTTCATTGCTACGGCAGGTTCAAGAAATTGCTCGATCAAACGGGGGAGGAGCGATTGAAATGATTCGACTCGCTGTAGGAGAGTTTTCCGGGGTCGAGTGCACTCTGGTTGAGTTAGCGTTTCGTGATCTGGCCCCCGAGAAAATCGGACGACAGGCTAAATTGGAAATCCAAAAAATTCCTCTTGAGGCAAAATGTGAGAATTGCCAGCAGAAGATCATCATTACGAATTATCAGTTTTGTTGTCCACGATGTAATTCACAACAGGTCCGGATTACTGCCGGAGATGAATTAACAATTATCGATATTGAATTGCGTGAAGTTGGAGTGAATGCATGA
- the ppsA gene encoding phosphoenolpyruvate synthase, which yields MSDAVKGTSEYIRWFNDISIDDIASVGGKNASLGEMYQSLTDQGILVPNGFAVTAQAYHDFLSVTGVDQKIRSILADLDTSDMENLQQRGHAVRQAILSVTMPDSLQQQIITEYETLCGETIDIDVAVRSSATAEDLPDASFAGQQETMLNVRGAGVLLETCRRCFASLFTDRAISYRQERDFDHFTIGLSIGVQLMVRSDLAYSGVMFSIDTETGFPDAVLINAAYGLGENVVQGSVNPDEFYVFKTTLLKDPECRPILQRRLGTKEFKLIYDLGGTRMTKNVPVSLEDRRRFCIPDEDLLLLARWACVIEDHYSQKKGQLCPMDIEWAKDGLTGKMYIVQARPETVQSQKIKNVLETFELNNRSQVLVTGRAVGERIAKGPVRIIDSPLGLKQFQPGEILVTDKTDPDWEPTMKKAAAIVTNRGGRTCHAAIVSRELGLPAIVGTETGTELLQTGQPVTVCCAEGDAGFVYEGLLDYEQKSVELSEVSRTRTKIMMNLANPDQAFRLSFLPNDGVGLARVEFIINHSIKIHPLALLDYDQLADIKIREMIDEITVGYEDKPEFFVEKLAEGVAMIAAAFYPKEVILRMSDFKTNEYANLVGGKPYEPTEENPMIGFRGASRYYDDRYRAGFALECRAIHRVREVMGLHNLKVMIPFCRTVEEGRRVISEMESHGLVQGENGLEVYVMCEIPSNVIIAEQFAEVFDGFSIGSNDLTQLTLGVDRDSEIVAHLFDERNPAVKKMITEVISKAKSANKKIGICGQAPSDYPEFAKFLIDEGIDSISLNPDTIIKTTLLVAEHEAKQ from the coding sequence ATGTCTGATGCAGTAAAAGGGACTTCTGAATATATCCGTTGGTTCAACGACATTTCGATAGACGATATTGCATCGGTCGGTGGAAAAAATGCTTCACTTGGTGAAATGTATCAGTCGCTGACCGACCAGGGGATACTGGTTCCTAACGGTTTTGCAGTCACTGCTCAGGCCTATCACGATTTTCTCTCTGTGACTGGCGTGGATCAGAAGATCAGATCCATTCTTGCAGATCTGGATACCAGTGACATGGAGAACTTACAGCAGCGTGGCCACGCCGTGAGACAAGCCATTCTCTCAGTCACAATGCCCGACAGTTTGCAACAGCAAATCATCACCGAATACGAAACGTTGTGTGGCGAAACCATTGACATCGATGTCGCGGTCCGCAGTAGTGCGACTGCGGAAGATTTGCCCGATGCCAGTTTTGCCGGACAACAGGAAACCATGCTCAATGTTCGCGGAGCCGGAGTTTTACTGGAAACATGCCGTCGCTGTTTTGCCTCCTTATTCACGGATCGTGCTATTTCTTATCGTCAGGAAAGAGATTTTGATCATTTCACAATCGGACTTTCGATTGGTGTTCAACTGATGGTTCGTTCGGATCTTGCTTATTCCGGCGTTATGTTTTCGATTGATACCGAAACCGGATTTCCAGATGCCGTTCTTATCAACGCCGCTTATGGCTTGGGAGAGAATGTTGTTCAAGGTTCTGTCAATCCTGATGAATTTTATGTTTTCAAGACAACTCTCCTGAAAGATCCTGAATGTCGTCCCATTCTCCAACGTCGCCTCGGGACAAAAGAATTCAAACTGATTTACGATCTCGGTGGCACAAGGATGACAAAGAACGTTCCTGTCTCCCTGGAAGATCGTCGACGATTTTGCATTCCTGATGAGGACCTGCTGCTCCTGGCACGATGGGCCTGCGTGATCGAAGATCACTACTCTCAAAAGAAAGGTCAGCTTTGTCCAATGGATATTGAATGGGCTAAGGATGGGCTGACAGGAAAAATGTATATCGTTCAGGCACGGCCAGAAACGGTTCAGTCTCAGAAGATAAAAAATGTGTTGGAGACATTTGAACTTAATAACCGAAGTCAGGTTCTCGTTACCGGACGTGCAGTCGGAGAACGAATTGCTAAAGGCCCCGTTCGGATTATCGATTCTCCACTTGGGCTCAAGCAGTTTCAGCCAGGAGAAATCCTTGTCACTGATAAAACAGATCCCGATTGGGAACCGACGATGAAGAAAGCAGCGGCGATTGTTACGAATCGTGGCGGGCGGACTTGTCATGCCGCCATCGTCAGTCGGGAATTAGGTCTTCCCGCAATCGTGGGAACTGAAACAGGCACAGAGCTTCTTCAGACTGGTCAACCAGTCACCGTCTGTTGTGCCGAAGGAGATGCCGGCTTCGTCTATGAAGGATTACTGGATTATGAGCAGAAGTCCGTTGAACTGAGTGAGGTCAGTCGGACCAGGACAAAGATTATGATGAACCTGGCCAACCCCGATCAGGCATTTCGGCTTTCCTTCTTGCCAAATGATGGAGTTGGCCTGGCCCGGGTCGAGTTTATCATCAACCATTCCATAAAAATTCATCCACTCGCACTGCTGGATTACGATCAACTGGCGGATATCAAAATCAGGGAAATGATCGATGAGATTACAGTTGGATATGAGGACAAGCCGGAATTCTTTGTCGAGAAACTAGCCGAAGGGGTCGCGATGATTGCGGCTGCGTTCTATCCCAAAGAAGTCATTTTGAGGATGAGTGATTTCAAAACAAATGAGTATGCAAATCTGGTAGGCGGTAAACCTTATGAACCGACCGAAGAGAATCCGATGATCGGTTTCCGGGGAGCTTCCCGCTATTACGATGACCGTTATCGGGCTGGCTTCGCACTCGAATGCCGGGCGATTCACCGGGTCCGAGAAGTTATGGGATTACATAATCTCAAAGTCATGATTCCGTTTTGTCGAACTGTTGAGGAAGGCCGACGGGTGATTTCCGAAATGGAAAGTCATGGACTCGTTCAGGGCGAAAATGGTCTGGAAGTTTATGTGATGTGTGAGATCCCCAGCAATGTCATCATCGCCGAACAATTTGCAGAAGTCTTTGATGGTTTTTCAATTGGATCCAACGATTTGACACAACTGACATTGGGAGTGGATCGCGATTCTGAAATTGTCGCCCATCTATTCGACGAGCGGAATCCAGCTGTGAAAAAGATGATTACTGAGGTGATTAGCAAAGCGAAATCCGCGAATAAGAAAATTGGAATCTGTGGGCAGGCCCCAAGTGATTATCCCGAGTTCGCAAAATTCCTGATTGATGAAGGTATCGACAGTATCTCACTCAATCCCGATACAATCATCAAGACAACATTACTGGTTGCCGAACATGAAGCGAAACAATAA